The Cicer arietinum cultivar CDC Frontier isolate Library 1 chromosome 1, Cicar.CDCFrontier_v2.0, whole genome shotgun sequence genome contains the following window.
GTCATATTCTATCCATTTCACAAGAGATCAAAGAAATTAGCATCGATCAAGCTTCATCGAATAGTTATATGCACAACGGCGGTTTTATGAGCTTGAACGACAAGTTTAGTGATGATGATTCCGGAAAAGTTTTGATCCAAACAAAGAATGGTGATAACAGTAGTCAATCAGGctcattaaataatttagagaaAGATGCTAATGGATCTCAATCGGGCGAAGATAGCGGTGTTCGGAGTGTTTCTGTTTACAGGTCTTCGTCACATCATCCTATATCTGCTCCGTCACCGTTGTCTGGTCTGCCTGAATTCTCTCACCTTGGATGGGGCCATTGGTTTACATTAAGGGACCTGGAATTTGCAACGAACCGGTTTTCGAAGGACAATATTATCGGTGAAGGTGGATATGGAGTTGTCTATGGAGGCCAACTTATTAACGGGAATCCTGTGGCCATTAAGAAACTCCTAAATAATTTGTAAGTTTTCTGCTTAATAGTTTCGATTTTTGGATGGTGTGATTTCGTGTTTTATTAGTGTGTTTGTAGATGTGGCTTGTTTATCGATTAACCGTTAATGTTCATCATGCAGAGGACAAGCTGAAAAGGAATTTAGAGTGGAAGTTGAGGCTATTGGTCATGTTCGGCATAAGAACTTGGTTCGACTTTTGGGCTTTTGCATTGAAGGCACTCACAGGTAGCAAATTGTTTAATGTCCGCGCTATGTATGTGTTTGACTGTTTGCATCTCAATTTCTTGATTTTGTTCATGTGATTGACACCGTAAAAGCTTACAATGTTGTTAATGTCTGCATCATCATCGTCACCATTTTAGATTATTAATTTCAGGTTATTGATTTATGAGTATGTTAACAATGGCAACTTAGAGCAGTGGCTTCACGGAGCCATGCGGCAGCATGGCTATCTTACTTGGGAAGCTCGGATGAAAATTCTCCTTGGAACAGCCAAAGCGTATGCTCATTTCTTCTTGAAAAAACACTAATCTGCTAGTTGTCCCGAGATTATTTTGTTGAgtgattttcctttttatatatgattaatttgattgattATTATATCTTGTAGGCTGGCTTACTTGCACGAGGCGATCGAGCCAAAAATTGTACATCGAGATATTAAGTCTAGCAATATTCTAATCGATGATAGCTTTAATGCTAAAATATCCGACTTTGGTCTTGCTAAGTTACTAGGTGCTGGAAAGAGTCACATTACAACTAGAGTAATGGGTACTTTTGGGTAAGCTTTTCATGTTTCAAATTTAGAAATTGTTTTCTGTTTAACAATGAGTTTCTTTATAAATGCTTATTTAATTAGACATGGTGCGACATGCATTCTTTTTATACTCTAAATTAAGAAAGTAtataattagtattatttaaaTGCTTGTGCTGCATTTTTTTCAGATATGTTGCGCCGGAATATGCCAATTCTGGTTTGTTAAATGAGAAGAGTGATGTTTACAGCTTTGGTGTATTGCTTCTTGAAGCAATTACAGGAAGAGATCCGGTGGATTATAGCCGACCAGCAGCCGAGGTTTGTCACTGTCATTGGTTTTCCGTAGAAATCATAAAAACTCAATTTACTTGTAATGATGTATAATTCATCCTCTTACTATTATTCTATGTTTTAAAATGAATCACAAGTTTGAAGAATGGAACACACTGAAAATCTCACTAGGTGTATATAACAACTTTAGGGTCCGTTTGCGTTTGGTATTTCTTGTTTTCATTTGtactgataaaataaaaattaaagagtgCATTATGGAAGATTTTGAAAATGCATTTTAGAAATAGAATGAATGTTTTTGAAAATTCAGAAAAATTTCGAAacagtttttttgttgtttatgaaAATGCTTTTTCTCTAGTTAGCTTTTGGTGtgtctttatcacaattaaaaaagaaattttggaCTTTGTGAAACTTTATTTCCCCAAATGCCTCTCCAAACACCATTGAAGAGGAAAGAGTCACACATATGGGAGAGTTAGGAGCAAGattgtgtatttttttgttgttgacaaATCTTGACCATCAATTAAATTTAGTGGTGTTATTTTTATGGTCCACCAGTGAGGGACTTAGTTGAACCCTCACCCAAGAAGCCACGGTTATTCAATTTACAAAGtaaattgaaaatattgttCGAAAGTAAACGAACCCTCGTTGATTCATAGTTTTCTTTATATTACGACTATTTTAACCTGTTGGACTTTCCCTGGTACAATCTTTTGTTGTTTCTTACAGGTAAATTTGGTAGACTGGCTCAAGATGATGGTAGGGTTTAGGCGCTCAGAAGAGGTGTTGGACCCCAACATTGAGACTAGGCCTTCGACAAGTGCCCTTAAACGAGCCCTTTTAACTGCATTGAGGTGTGTTGATCCGGATTCTGAGAAAAGACCAAAGATGAGCCAAGTTGTTCGCATGCTTGAATCAGACGAATATCCTATACCTCGAGAGGTTTGACATTTGCTCCTGATATTTTCCGATGTAGTATGGAAATTTATACCTTGAGACGAATGATTTTGAAAATGCATTTTCAAAAACTTTCATAATGGC
Protein-coding sequences here:
- the LOC101502914 gene encoding probable receptor-like protein kinase At5g18500 is translated as MASDLNSGLSKKTFVFGLKVWVLMGIMVGLFIIIILIVLSICLTLRKKSRKSSGMFPLSHILSISQEIKEISIDQASSNSYMHNGGFMSLNDKFSDDDSGKVLIQTKNGDNSSQSGSLNNLEKDANGSQSGEDSGVRSVSVYRSSSHHPISAPSPLSGLPEFSHLGWGHWFTLRDLEFATNRFSKDNIIGEGGYGVVYGGQLINGNPVAIKKLLNNLGQAEKEFRVEVEAIGHVRHKNLVRLLGFCIEGTHRLLIYEYVNNGNLEQWLHGAMRQHGYLTWEARMKILLGTAKALAYLHEAIEPKIVHRDIKSSNILIDDSFNAKISDFGLAKLLGAGKSHITTRVMGTFGYVAPEYANSGLLNEKSDVYSFGVLLLEAITGRDPVDYSRPAAEVNLVDWLKMMVGFRRSEEVLDPNIETRPSTSALKRALLTALRCVDPDSEKRPKMSQVVRMLESDEYPIPREDRRRRRSQAGNNEVESQKETSDTDKSDNTDYKLNGRRNQHM